The Candidatus Saccharibacteria bacterium genome has a segment encoding these proteins:
- a CDS encoding cation:proton antiporter, giving the protein MLSFFAQKFSLFAASEKMELVEHAAEHADDHGSGVIHFGLVFFMLAVVLLAGKLGNIVEKFGQPAVIGELFAGIALSAAGYFGWGLIDEIRASEVIAFASSLGALLLLFSIGLESNLQEMKKVGARALGVAVIGVVVPFVLGAYVLGPIFYGDESTNAQLFLGAALVATSVGITASVFRSLGISRTRAAQTVLGAAVIDDVLGLIVLAIVSGLASGDDVNIVILVAKSFGFLGGSLLIGQLLAEPMSKAFSKIHTGVGMKVSLALGFALIFGYLAELFGLEPIIGAFAAGLLLDAVHFDNFDDPETVKDLRALEFEDKKDREKVLRVINKHKHSHVEDLINSIGLLFIPVFFVLTGVQIDFGSLLEVNLYVTAFIISALAVAAKFVAGFAAQGDIKEKMLVGMSMVPRGEVGLIFAATGRSLGVLNDELFSVIVLVVIITTFVAPPLIKKLGAR; this is encoded by the coding sequence ATGTTATCTTTTTTTGCGCAAAAATTTAGTTTATTCGCTGCCAGCGAAAAGATGGAACTGGTTGAACACGCAGCGGAGCATGCAGATGACCACGGTAGTGGCGTGATTCACTTTGGCCTCGTGTTTTTTATGCTTGCTGTCGTGTTACTAGCCGGTAAGTTAGGAAACATCGTTGAAAAGTTTGGCCAACCAGCAGTAATAGGTGAGCTATTTGCTGGTATCGCTTTGAGTGCGGCTGGCTATTTTGGCTGGGGACTCATTGATGAGATTCGTGCCAGTGAAGTTATTGCCTTTGCCTCTAGTCTCGGTGCCCTGCTTTTGCTCTTTTCAATCGGTTTAGAATCTAACCTGCAAGAGATGAAAAAAGTCGGAGCCCGAGCATTAGGCGTTGCTGTAATTGGTGTTGTGGTGCCGTTTGTACTGGGCGCTTATGTGCTTGGTCCAATATTTTATGGCGACGAGAGTACGAATGCTCAGTTGTTTCTTGGGGCAGCGTTAGTTGCGACAAGTGTTGGTATTACCGCTTCGGTGTTTCGCTCTCTGGGCATAAGCCGAACACGTGCGGCTCAAACAGTGCTTGGCGCGGCAGTAATCGACGACGTTCTTGGTTTGATTGTACTTGCCATTGTATCTGGGCTAGCTTCTGGCGATGATGTGAACATTGTGATTCTTGTAGCTAAATCATTCGGCTTCCTTGGTGGATCATTATTAATTGGCCAACTCCTCGCTGAGCCAATGAGTAAGGCGTTTTCAAAGATCCACACTGGTGTCGGCATGAAAGTGAGTCTTGCGTTGGGCTTTGCGCTTATTTTTGGGTATTTGGCCGAGTTATTTGGCTTAGAACCTATCATTGGTGCGTTTGCTGCCGGTTTATTGCTTGATGCTGTCCACTTTGACAATTTTGACGATCCAGAAACCGTAAAAGATTTACGCGCACTGGAATTTGAAGACAAAAAAGACCGTGAAAAAGTTTTACGCGTAATCAATAAACACAAACACTCACATGTCGAAGACCTTATTAACAGCATCGGACTATTATTTATTCCTGTTTTCTTCGTGTTGACTGGTGTGCAAATTGATTTTGGGTCTCTGTTAGAAGTTAACCTCTATGTGACTGCATTTATAATATCTGCATTGGCGGTTGCGGCTAAGTTTGTCGCTGGGTTTGCTGCCCAAGGTGACATAAAAGAAAAAATGTTAGTTGGAATGAGCATGGTCCCACGCGGCGAGGTAGGATTAATATTCGCTGCAACTGGACGGAGCCTCGGCGTATTAAACGACGAGCTGTTCTCTGTAATTGTACTAGTCGTTATCATTACAACTTTTGTTGCCCCGCCGCTTATTAAAAAGCTAGGCGCTCGATAA
- a CDS encoding NADP-dependent phosphogluconate dehydrogenase produces the protein MQIGFIGLGKMGGGMSRRLARSGIEVHGFAPSEESRQSVATSGVITHGSRTDLLGALGEKPVVWVMIPAHLVSTEINELLELLPESSIVIDGGNTPFEQSVDHGIQAVNNSIRFLDIGVSGGQVGEQQGYAMMAGGDRSAFDAVEPFIRELCQPDGYNYFGEAGAGHFVKMVHNAIEYGVMEAFAEGFELIHDGPFKNVDLSNVAKVWQNGSIIQSFINNLAIQIFADNPELEGIDGKVNMLGEAQWAVEFANAVGKDLGVVDYAIKKRAASQTGDVSFGTKYLAATRNAFGGHSLNKISAESKKDSTRNV, from the coding sequence ATGCAAATTGGCTTTATTGGTTTAGGCAAAATGGGTGGTGGTATGAGCCGAAGGCTGGCTCGCTCTGGCATAGAGGTGCACGGCTTCGCCCCTAGCGAAGAGTCCCGCCAGTCGGTTGCTACCAGCGGTGTAATTACTCACGGCAGCAGAACCGACCTACTAGGCGCTCTTGGAGAAAAACCGGTAGTGTGGGTGATGATTCCAGCACATTTAGTAAGCACCGAAATTAATGAATTACTCGAACTACTGCCAGAATCATCAATAGTAATTGACGGCGGAAACACACCATTTGAACAATCCGTGGACCACGGTATACAAGCAGTGAATAATAGTATTAGATTTTTAGACATTGGCGTTAGCGGCGGTCAAGTTGGCGAACAACAAGGCTACGCCATGATGGCAGGTGGCGATCGCTCGGCCTTCGACGCCGTTGAACCGTTTATTAGGGAACTATGCCAACCGGATGGCTACAACTACTTTGGTGAAGCGGGTGCAGGGCATTTTGTAAAAATGGTCCACAACGCGATTGAGTATGGGGTAATGGAGGCTTTTGCCGAAGGCTTTGAACTAATACATGACGGTCCCTTCAAAAACGTTGACCTTTCGAATGTTGCAAAAGTGTGGCAAAACGGCTCAATAATTCAGTCGTTTATAAACAATTTAGCCATACAAATATTTGCAGATAACCCAGAGCTTGAGGGAATTGACGGAAAAGTAAATATGCTCGGTGAGGCACAGTGGGCTGTAGAATTTGCAAACGCTGTCGGTAAAGACCTTGGCGTCGTAGACTACGCGATTAAAAAACGTGCGGCCAGCCAGACGGGTGATGTGAGTTTTGGGACAAAATATCTGGCAGCTACACGCAATGCTTTCGGCGGTCATTCACTTAATAAGATTAGCGCTGAGAGCAAAAAAGATAGCACTCGCAACGTATAA
- the atpG gene encoding ATP synthase F1 subunit gamma, which produces MANTQAIKRRITSVKSTKQITKAMELVAASKLRRAQEASNKSRAYKNSAREILARLSELTDAKQFELYEERPVRARLYIIFTSDRGLAGAYNANILKMFFKELKANQENGVATKAIVIGKKGTQVIARLKDEVELVGVYQDWPTYPATADLKPIFGKCVELFTSKASQNKEKREKSEEDNSLGSELSTPSSSRVDEVRVIFTDYISSINQEAKSLQLLPANLTDEIEGVLVGRDINDSEFEPSPQKVLETIVPRLTEIQLYQFALEASASEQSMRMLAMKNASDNAGDLIDDLQLEFNSARQAAITQEIAEITGGVAAVS; this is translated from the coding sequence ATGGCTAACACTCAAGCGATTAAACGTCGAATTACCAGTGTTAAGTCTACCAAACAAATCACTAAAGCTATGGAGTTAGTTGCAGCTAGTAAATTGCGCCGTGCCCAAGAAGCGTCTAATAAATCACGTGCATATAAAAACTCTGCCCGTGAGATTTTAGCTCGGTTGAGTGAGCTGACTGATGCAAAACAGTTCGAACTGTATGAGGAACGCCCTGTCCGTGCACGTCTGTACATAATTTTCACCAGTGACCGTGGGCTTGCCGGTGCCTACAATGCCAACATTTTAAAGATGTTTTTTAAAGAACTAAAAGCCAACCAAGAAAACGGCGTGGCTACTAAAGCAATTGTTATTGGTAAAAAAGGAACGCAAGTTATTGCGCGGCTTAAAGACGAGGTAGAGCTAGTTGGTGTTTATCAAGACTGGCCAACATACCCCGCGACGGCTGACTTAAAGCCAATATTTGGCAAGTGTGTTGAATTATTTACCTCTAAAGCGTCGCAGAATAAAGAGAAAAGAGAAAAGAGTGAGGAGGATAACAGTCTGGGCTCTGAACTCTCTACTCCATCCTCTTCGCGGGTAGACGAAGTGAGGGTGATATTTACAGATTACATTAGCAGCATTAATCAAGAAGCCAAATCACTGCAGCTGTTACCGGCGAACTTAACCGACGAAATCGAAGGAGTGCTAGTTGGCCGCGATATTAATGATTCTGAATTTGAACCAAGCCCACAGAAAGTACTAGAAACCATAGTTCCTCGTTTGACAGAAATCCAGTTGTACCAGTTTGCGCTAGAAGCCAGCGCGTCCGAGCAGTCTATGCGGATGTTGGCGATGAAGAACGCTAGCGACAACGCGGGAGATTTAATAGATGACTTGCAATTAGAATTTAACAGCGCCCGCCAGGCAGCAATTACGCAAGAAATTGCTGAAATAACTGGCGGCGTGGCGGCGGTATCATGA
- a CDS encoding NrdH-redoxin translates to MADVTIYSTPTCGFCHMAKSYFQSNDIEYEEKDVSRDADLQKEMIEKSNQMGVPVIDIDGKIVVGFNRPAIDSLLREAKLL, encoded by the coding sequence ATGGCAGATGTAACTATCTACTCAACACCAACCTGTGGATTTTGCCACATGGCAAAATCGTACTTTCAATCAAACGACATCGAATACGAGGAAAAAGACGTTAGTCGTGATGCCGACTTGCAGAAAGAAATGATTGAAAAATCGAATCAAATGGGAGTTCCAGTTATAGATATCGACGGAAAAATTGTGGTTGGCTTTAACCGACCAGCAATCGACAGCCTCTTGCGCGAAGCAAAATTGCTTTAA
- a CDS encoding F0F1 ATP synthase subunit alpha: protein MATKTDFNVSELSKELQARIAQLKDSGKAEKTGIVTRVGDGVAWIYGLREAGFNELIEIETISGEKVSAFALNLMEDEIGAVILGEDVQVRAGAKAHLTGSVVEVPVGPELVGRVVDPLGNPLDEKGPIKAKLSSPVEKQAPGVIDRKSVHEPLMTGVLAIDAMIPIGRGQRELIIGDRKTGKTAIAIDTMINQGKQKTGVVNIYVAIGQKRSTVAQLVERLKNEGVMDQTIVVVTSASDPAPLQYLAPYAGAAMGEYFRDNGKHALIIYDDLSKHAVAYRQMSLLLRRPPGREAYPGDVFYLHSRLLERAAKVSDELGAGSLTALPIIETQAGDVSAYVPTNVISITDGQIYLETSLFNQGIRPAVNVGLSVSRVGGSAQTKGIKKVAGSLRLDLAQFRELAAFSQFSSDLDADTKARIDRGQRLTELLKQPQYSPMSLADQVATLVVGTAGVYDTVAVENVQETNKKFLSRLHSEHKDIVKFLAAGKKVEEEQTEELVKLAKETVEELN from the coding sequence ATGGCGACAAAAACAGATTTTAACGTGAGCGAACTGAGTAAAGAGCTGCAGGCGCGAATTGCGCAGCTTAAAGACAGCGGCAAAGCCGAAAAAACCGGTATTGTAACGCGAGTTGGTGACGGTGTTGCGTGGATTTATGGTTTGCGTGAGGCTGGCTTTAACGAACTTATTGAAATCGAAACAATCAGCGGCGAAAAGGTTTCTGCATTCGCCCTAAACCTAATGGAAGACGAAATTGGCGCTGTAATTTTAGGCGAAGATGTTCAAGTTAGGGCCGGTGCTAAAGCGCACCTAACAGGTAGTGTCGTTGAAGTGCCGGTTGGACCAGAATTAGTTGGCCGCGTGGTTGATCCGCTTGGTAATCCACTAGACGAAAAAGGCCCAATTAAAGCTAAGCTATCTTCCCCTGTCGAAAAACAGGCACCAGGTGTTATTGACCGTAAATCGGTTCACGAACCGCTGATGACCGGTGTGCTTGCTATCGATGCCATGATTCCAATTGGTCGTGGTCAGCGAGAACTTATTATCGGCGACCGTAAGACTGGTAAGACTGCGATTGCAATCGACACAATGATTAACCAAGGTAAACAAAAAACCGGAGTAGTTAATATTTACGTTGCTATTGGCCAAAAACGCTCAACCGTAGCGCAATTGGTAGAACGCCTTAAAAACGAAGGTGTAATGGATCAAACCATTGTTGTTGTAACCAGCGCGTCTGATCCTGCACCGCTGCAATATCTCGCACCGTATGCTGGTGCAGCTATGGGAGAATACTTCCGTGACAACGGCAAACACGCATTGATTATTTATGACGACCTTTCTAAGCACGCTGTTGCTTACCGGCAAATGTCACTGTTGCTACGACGTCCTCCGGGCCGTGAAGCCTACCCAGGTGATGTCTTTTACTTACACTCTCGTTTACTAGAGCGCGCAGCAAAAGTTAGCGACGAACTTGGCGCTGGGTCGCTTACCGCCCTACCAATCATCGAAACTCAGGCTGGTGACGTGTCTGCATATGTTCCGACAAACGTTATTTCTATTACAGACGGCCAGATTTACCTAGAAACTTCCCTATTTAACCAAGGTATTCGCCCGGCGGTTAACGTTGGCTTGTCTGTTAGCCGTGTTGGTGGGTCTGCACAAACTAAAGGCATTAAAAAAGTTGCTGGTTCACTGCGGCTCGATCTTGCACAGTTTCGTGAGCTTGCGGCGTTTAGCCAGTTTAGCTCTGACCTTGATGCTGACACCAAAGCCCGAATTGACAGAGGACAGCGCCTAACGGAACTCCTAAAACAGCCACAGTACTCCCCTATGTCACTCGCAGACCAAGTAGCAACGTTAGTTGTTGGTACTGCTGGTGTGTACGACACAGTTGCAGTAGAAAACGTTCAAGAAACCAATAAAAAATTCCTAAGTCGCTTGCATTCAGAGCACAAAGACATTGTTAAATTCCTTGCTGCTGGTAAAAAAGTCGAAGAAGAGCAAACAGAAGAACTGGTTAAGCTTGCGAAAGAAACTGTTGAGGAGCTTAATTAA
- a CDS encoding cob(I)yrinic acid a,c-diamide adenosyltransferase — protein sequence MAFEDFKHKDSVIIVYTGEGKGKTSAGLGLTVRALGTGWRVAFVQFIKYWDVGEHNFLNDASDLYGDDLVFYKGGKGFFKAGEISAKGVSEDQHKQAAAETYDFALESVQSGSFDLVVCDEINNAVNDGLLTVEQVEKLIDATGQKTSLCMTGRDFPRQLLPKVDIATNMTKIKHHFDDKYIANKGIDY from the coding sequence ATGGCTTTTGAAGACTTCAAGCATAAAGACAGCGTAATTATTGTTTACACCGGCGAAGGCAAAGGTAAAACCTCTGCTGGACTAGGGCTCACTGTGCGTGCCCTGGGCACAGGTTGGCGCGTTGCCTTTGTGCAATTCATAAAATACTGGGATGTTGGCGAGCACAACTTTCTAAACGACGCCTCCGACCTATACGGCGATGATCTAGTCTTTTACAAAGGCGGCAAGGGCTTTTTTAAAGCGGGTGAAATCAGTGCCAAAGGCGTAAGCGAAGACCAACATAAACAGGCCGCCGCAGAAACCTACGATTTCGCTCTGGAGTCTGTTCAATCAGGAAGCTTTGACTTAGTTGTGTGTGACGAAATTAATAATGCCGTAAACGACGGATTGCTTACGGTAGAACAAGTAGAAAAATTGATCGATGCAACCGGCCAAAAAACATCTTTATGCATGACCGGTCGTGACTTTCCTAGGCAACTACTACCGAAAGTAGATATTGCTACAAACATGACTAAAATAAAGCACCATTTTGATGATAAATATATCGCAAATAAGGGAATAGATTACTAA
- a CDS encoding F0F1 ATP synthase subunit C → MLGVAIVIAAAAISLGMVGSNYMKALGRNPEAGKAASSIIVLAAFVEATALFALIAGLII, encoded by the coding sequence ATGCTTGGCGTAGCAATTGTTATTGCTGCAGCAGCGATTTCATTAGGAATGGTTGGAAGCAACTACATGAAGGCTTTGGGGCGAAACCCAGAAGCAGGTAAAGCTGCAAGCTCAATTATTGTTTTGGCTGCATTTGTTGAAGCGACTGCGCTATTTGCACTAATTGCAGGGCTTATAATTTAA
- the atpD gene encoding F0F1 ATP synthase subunit beta has translation MTTATKAKQAEGKIQQVVGVVVDIEFDSNLPAIYDAVKIDHEGKELLLEVQQHLSAKAVRTVALGSTDGLVRGQKAVATGAPISVPVGKETQGRMFSVTGEPIDGKAGKFSEYRPIHAAAPALSEQSTKTEVFETGIKVIDLIAPVAKGGKVGLFGGAGVGKTVLITELINNIAKEHGGSSVFAGVGERTREGNDLYHEMAESGVLDKTSLVFGQMNEPPGSRLRVALSGLTMAEKFRDEGKDVLMFIDNIFRFTQAGSEVSALLGRLPSAVGYQPNLAQEMGAMQERITSTKSGSITSVQAVYVPADDLTDPAPATTFTHLDSTIVLNRALTELGLYPAVDPLDSNSTILDPQIVGEEHYNVAREVQSVLQRYKDLQDIIAILGMEELSDEDKQTVNRARRIQRFLTQPFFVAEVFTGNPGQYVSLKDTIKGFREILDGKHDNLSENDFYMVGTIDEAVKKGQK, from the coding sequence ATGACAACAGCAACAAAGGCAAAACAAGCAGAAGGTAAAATTCAACAGGTAGTTGGTGTGGTGGTTGACATTGAGTTCGACAGCAACTTACCAGCAATTTACGACGCAGTGAAAATTGATCACGAAGGCAAAGAGCTACTACTAGAAGTGCAACAACACTTAAGCGCTAAAGCAGTGCGAACTGTGGCACTTGGCTCTACGGATGGGCTAGTTCGTGGTCAAAAAGCTGTCGCAACAGGCGCGCCAATTTCTGTACCTGTTGGTAAAGAAACTCAAGGCCGTATGTTTAGTGTTACTGGTGAGCCTATAGACGGCAAAGCTGGCAAATTCAGCGAATACCGCCCTATTCACGCTGCCGCCCCTGCCCTAAGCGAACAATCTACCAAAACAGAAGTATTTGAAACAGGTATTAAAGTTATTGACCTAATTGCGCCTGTTGCAAAAGGCGGTAAAGTTGGCTTGTTTGGTGGTGCCGGCGTCGGTAAGACTGTTTTGATCACTGAGCTTATTAACAACATTGCCAAAGAACACGGCGGCAGCTCTGTGTTTGCCGGTGTTGGTGAACGTACCCGTGAAGGTAACGACCTATACCACGAAATGGCGGAATCTGGCGTATTAGATAAAACCAGCCTAGTCTTTGGGCAAATGAACGAACCACCAGGGTCACGTCTACGTGTGGCTTTAAGTGGCCTAACCATGGCAGAAAAATTCCGCGATGAAGGTAAAGACGTCTTGATGTTTATCGACAACATCTTTAGGTTTACTCAAGCTGGTTCAGAGGTGTCTGCCCTGCTTGGACGTTTACCGTCAGCAGTTGGCTACCAGCCGAACTTGGCTCAAGAAATGGGTGCTATGCAAGAGCGTATTACATCGACTAAAAGCGGCTCAATTACCTCTGTGCAAGCCGTATATGTACCAGCGGACGACCTAACAGATCCAGCACCAGCCACCACCTTCACTCACCTTGATTCAACCATCGTATTAAACCGTGCCTTAACAGAACTTGGTCTCTACCCCGCTGTTGACCCGCTTGACTCGAACTCTACAATTCTTGACCCACAAATTGTCGGCGAAGAACACTACAATGTAGCGCGTGAAGTTCAGTCTGTGTTGCAACGTTATAAAGATTTACAAGATATTATTGCAATCTTGGGCATGGAGGAACTATCAGACGAAGATAAACAGACCGTTAACCGAGCACGACGTATTCAGCGATTCTTGACGCAGCCGTTTTTTGTGGCAGAGGTGTTTACGGGCAACCCTGGTCAGTATGTTTCGCTTAAAGACACCATTAAAGGCTTCCGCGAAATCTTAGATGGTAAGCACGACAACCTGAGTGAAAACGACTTTTACATGGTTGGCACGATCGACGAAGCAGTTAAGAAGGGTCAGAAATAA
- a CDS encoding Hsp20/alpha crystallin family protein codes for MSKLMRFDPFSDFEELQKQLFGSAFGGSQSMTLPTADVYVNEDKELIGEFAMPGFSEDEVEVSVHEGALEVRAQKSAKEENKDKDKRKYVVRESSSSFYRSIRLPQHANEEKVEAHFENGVLKVIVPFKELPKPKKIAIKAGKKK; via the coding sequence ATGAGTAAATTAATGCGATTTGACCCATTTTCTGACTTCGAAGAGCTTCAAAAACAGCTTTTTGGAAGCGCGTTTGGTGGAAGCCAGTCAATGACACTCCCAACCGCTGACGTCTACGTCAATGAAGACAAAGAGTTGATTGGCGAATTTGCTATGCCTGGTTTTAGCGAGGACGAAGTAGAAGTGAGCGTGCACGAAGGTGCACTTGAAGTCCGCGCACAAAAGTCAGCAAAAGAAGAAAACAAGGATAAGGACAAACGAAAATATGTGGTTCGTGAATCTAGTTCTAGTTTTTATAGAAGCATTCGTCTACCTCAACACGCTAATGAAGAAAAAGTTGAGGCACATTTTGAAAATGGGGTACTAAAAGTCATTGTTCCATTTAAAGAACTACCTAAACCTAAAAAGATTGCTATAAAAGCAGGAAAGAAGAAATAA
- the atpC gene encoding ATP synthase F1 subunit epsilon — MSNLTFELVTLDGLAHSSECYEVILPTESGIIAVFPNHAPLVSVSVPGVVSIRKRATDSDDDLVHFAVDGGVIEINERRVRLLADEADEADSIDEMQAQAALKRARELQAMAKDKVNLADATALIERQAARLKVAEIKRRSRKNH; from the coding sequence ATGTCTAATCTTACGTTCGAACTAGTCACACTTGATGGGTTGGCTCACTCGAGCGAGTGTTACGAGGTTATATTGCCTACAGAAAGCGGCATTATTGCCGTCTTCCCTAACCATGCCCCGCTTGTTTCGGTAAGTGTCCCTGGTGTTGTGAGCATTCGCAAACGAGCCACCGACAGTGATGATGATCTTGTTCATTTTGCTGTTGATGGCGGTGTTATTGAAATAAATGAACGTCGTGTACGGCTATTAGCTGACGAAGCTGATGAGGCGGATTCTATAGACGAAATGCAAGCCCAAGCGGCGCTTAAACGCGCTCGAGAGCTGCAAGCAATGGCTAAAGATAAAGTTAACTTAGCTGATGCTACGGCGCTAATTGAGCGACAAGCAGCACGGCTTAAGGTTGCTGAGATTAAGAGACGATCAAGGAAGAATCATTAA
- the atpF gene encoding F0F1 ATP synthase subunit B has protein sequence MNTSALLQFAAESSHAAEESAGGLSEFGLSPIAILLQAGVFVVLYLLLKKFALKNIVKTLDDRRQTINEGLTNAQKATKQLEESAIKQAEMLKTARAEADEIIAQAQRESGVLVKEAEDRASQKAEKIVADAKANLDSEIKRVRTELKKETLVLVAQATATILEEKVDVKRDEKLIKKALEEAA, from the coding sequence GTGAACACATCAGCATTACTACAATTTGCAGCCGAATCTTCTCACGCGGCAGAAGAATCTGCCGGAGGATTAAGTGAATTTGGGCTGAGCCCAATCGCTATTTTGCTGCAAGCTGGTGTGTTTGTGGTCCTGTATCTTCTACTTAAGAAATTTGCTTTAAAGAACATTGTTAAGACCCTTGATGATCGCAGACAGACAATCAATGAAGGTCTTACCAATGCCCAAAAAGCTACTAAACAGCTTGAAGAATCAGCAATTAAGCAAGCAGAAATGCTTAAAACAGCACGGGCTGAAGCAGACGAAATAATTGCTCAGGCTCAAAGGGAATCTGGCGTTTTAGTTAAAGAGGCTGAAGACCGCGCCAGTCAAAAGGCCGAAAAAATTGTTGCTGACGCAAAAGCTAATTTAGACTCTGAAATTAAGCGGGTTCGTACCGAACTCAAAAAAGAAACACTGGTACTAGTAGCCCAAGCGACCGCAACCATCTTAGAAGAAAAAGTTGATGTTAAGCGTGACGAAAAGCTTATTAAAAAAGCTTTAGAGGAGGCAGCATAA
- a CDS encoding ArsR family transcriptional regulator, which produces MNTQNFTDTFKALGDNTRYKLVKLLMSKKDICVSELADEIDISVAGVSQQLKILEKANIIERIRDGQKICYKIDSNNPQTKKVLSLIKKEG; this is translated from the coding sequence ATGAATACACAAAACTTCACTGACACATTTAAGGCATTAGGCGACAATACGCGTTATAAACTTGTTAAGCTTTTAATGAGCAAAAAAGACATTTGCGTGTCGGAATTAGCCGATGAAATAGACATTAGCGTTGCAGGGGTGTCCCAACAACTAAAAATCTTAGAAAAAGCCAATATTATTGAGCGAATCCGTGATGGCCAAAAGATTTGTTATAAAATAGATAGTAATAATCCACAGACCAAAAAGGTTTTATCGCTGATTAAAAAAGAAGGGTAG
- a CDS encoding F0F1 ATP synthase subunit A, translated as MILSTFFAAEDSAHISLKAEGVFTIGDFTVTNTMLYSPLVALAIVALGIYASKRIGLKPARGIAGFFELIVEYVINMLTIVFGNRKKAVKFAPVFGVYFIFIMLNNMSGLLPWVGSGLAFGPTPAFRPFTADLNSVLALSIFSICMVQYLSIKESGLKGHLQHYFTDKPANPINLFVGFLEVLGEVTRVISLSLRLFLNTVIGEILVSVFIFISGPATPFTLVPIILFELLVAYIQAYIFTVLSATYLAQAIHHDHEHETADSYEADNTSNVNPLPNQELRHAD; from the coding sequence ATGATATTGAGCACTTTCTTTGCCGCTGAAGATTCTGCGCACATAAGCTTAAAAGCTGAAGGCGTGTTTACTATTGGTGATTTTACCGTTACCAACACGATGCTTTACAGCCCGCTTGTCGCGCTGGCGATTGTCGCTCTTGGTATATATGCGTCTAAGCGAATTGGCTTAAAGCCTGCTAGAGGCATTGCTGGTTTTTTTGAGTTGATTGTTGAATATGTAATCAATATGCTGACAATTGTATTTGGAAACCGAAAAAAGGCCGTTAAATTTGCCCCTGTTTTTGGTGTGTATTTTATTTTTATTATGCTCAACAATATGTCGGGGTTGTTGCCGTGGGTTGGCAGCGGCTTGGCCTTTGGCCCGACACCGGCATTTCGACCGTTTACCGCCGATTTAAACAGCGTATTGGCACTGTCGATCTTTTCAATTTGTATGGTCCAATACCTTTCGATCAAAGAGTCCGGTCTTAAGGGGCATTTACAACACTACTTTACCGACAAGCCTGCAAACCCAATCAACTTATTTGTCGGCTTTCTTGAGGTATTAGGTGAAGTTACACGGGTCATTAGCCTGAGTTTGCGACTATTTCTAAACACCGTAATTGGAGAAATTTTAGTTTCGGTATTTATTTTTATCAGCGGCCCAGCTACTCCGTTCACTCTAGTGCCAATTATTTTATTTGAGTTATTGGTCGCCTATATTCAGGCCTATATTTTTACTGTTCTTTCTGCCACATACCTTGCTCAAGCCATTCACCATGATCACGAGCATGAAACTGCCGACAGCTACGAGGCTGACAACACATCTAACGTTAATCCCTTGCCTAATCAAGAATTGAGGCACGCGGATTAA